In a genomic window of Helianthus annuus cultivar XRQ/B chromosome 10, HanXRQr2.0-SUNRISE, whole genome shotgun sequence:
- the LOC118482653 gene encoding uncharacterized protein LOC118482653, which translates to MPKYSKFMRNFFTHKRKIETFQLVNLSKECSAVLLNKLPQKKIDPGSFTIPCSIGGSLVCNALADLGASINLMPTSMFDRLGLGKTNPTKMSIQLADRSIKYPHGVAENLLVKVGDFVFPADFVILDMEEDTEVPLILGRPFLATAHTMVDMSDGKLTLRVGDKEM; encoded by the coding sequence ATGCCAAAAtattcaaaattcatgagaaacttcttCACTCATAAAAGGAAGATTGAAACATTTCAATTAGTTAATTTAAGTAAAGAATGCTCTGCCgtgctactcaacaaactcccacaaaagaaaaTCGACCCCGGAAGCTTCACCATCCCTTGTTCCATTGGGGGATCTCTTGTAtgcaatgcactagccgaccttggggctagtaTCAATCTCATGCCCACATCAATGTTCGACCGACTCGGACTAGGTAAGACAAACcccacaaaaatgagcatacaactcgccgataggtcCATCAAATACCCGCATGGTGTCGCCGAGAATTTATTGGTAAAAGTCGGAGACTTTGtcttcccggccgactttgtcatactcgacatggaggaagacaccgaagTACCACTCATTCTAGGAAGACCATTCCTTGCCACCGCTCACACAATGGTGGATATGAGTGATGGGAAGTTAACATTGAGGGTCGGAGACAAGGAAATGTAG